DNA from Haloferax volcanii DS2:
GAGGTCGCGAGCGCGCCCATCGAAATCGCCGGGAGCGCCGCGTGTTGCACGAGACTGAGCATGAACTCCGGATTGTACCCCGCGGCGATGCCCGAGCCGATTCGGCCGCCGGTCGGGAAGTAGTTGTTCTGGATGGCGAGGAAGTAGATGAGCACGACGCCGACGATGTAGTACGGAATCGAGTTGAGTCCGATGATGAGCGATGACACCGTGGAGTCGAACCGCGACTTCTCCCGGTAGGCCGTCATCACGCCGAGGAAGATGCTCAGCGAGTAGCCCAGCGCGAGCGCGTAGACGCTGATGAACATCGACCACGGGATGCGCTGCATGATGAGCGTCGTGACCTCCTCGTTTTTGAAGAACGAGGTGCCGAGATCCTGCCGGAGAATCACGTCAGACGCGTAGTTGAAATACTGTACGTGCATCGGCTGGTCCGGGTTCACGTTCGTGTAGAGCTGTATCATCCTGTTCAGTCGGTCGATATCGACGCTCCCGCCGCTCTGCGAGAGGATCACGCTCCGCATCGCTTCCGTCGGGCCACCGGGCATGGCCTGGTACAGCAGAAACGAGACCGTCATCGTGACGAAAAACGTCAGTATCGCTTGCCCGAGACGCTTCAACAAATACTTTGGTGTCATTATTAATAGTTTGGCTTCTAGCGTGAGAGAGCTTAATTGTGGTGGTTAAGCCCGTCGAGGCTGCCGTCTCACCTCACTGCGAGTTGGAGCTAATCCATCCGTTTTTGAAGGAGAACTCGCCCGGTCGGTTCGTGTTGAGTTCGTAGTCGTCGCCCGTCGGCATGGAGAAGTCCTGCGTGTCGCCCCAGTAGCCGGAGTCTTCCTCGACGAAGACGAAGTCGGGAAGCGCGTAGTTGAACCACTGGACGAGGTCGCGGGTCCGCTCTCTGACCTGCTCTGCGGACTCGGAGTTCGGCAGGTCGTTCATCAGCTGTGCGGGCTGAATCTCTTTGCCGCTGCCGGAGATTTCGGTCGCGCCGACCTCGCTCGGGATGGTCGTCGTAAAGGGCTTGCCCGTCGGGCCGGTCTCGTTCCCACTGGAGGGGTCACCGACCTCGATGCCGTAGAAGTTGTTCGAGAAGTACGCCGTCGGGTGCCACAGCGCCTTCGC
Protein-coding regions in this window:
- a CDS encoding ABC transporter permease is translated as MTPKYLLKRLGQAILTFFVTMTVSFLLYQAMPGGPTEAMRSVILSQSGGSVDIDRLNRMIQLYTNVNPDQPMHVQYFNYASDVILRQDLGTSFFKNEEVTTLIMQRIPWSMFISVYALALGYSLSIFLGVMTAYREKSRFDSTVSSLIIGLNSIPYYIVGVVLIYFLAIQNNYFPTGGRIGSGIAAGYNPEFMLSLVQHAALPAISMGALATSGALAMRGNAVRVLGEDYIRVAQLRGLRETRIATQYLGHNSILPMYTQFMIGIAGVFSSAVIVEEVFAYPGMGLLMFEAVKTQDYPLLMGTLLVFTAISLTAIFIADLTYTLIDPRISVGEE